The Chiroxiphia lanceolata isolate bChiLan1 chromosome 4, bChiLan1.pri, whole genome shotgun sequence genome includes the window ACATCCCTGTGAATTCTGCTGGGAACGACTCAAGTTCTGGAAGGGATTAATGGCCTGATTCTAACTTCCAAACACCCGTGACTCTTCTTAGATTAGCTTCATCATCTTTTATATTAATTCTTAACTTGGTAGCAGAACTTCTTACTATAGAGAACTGTTTAACTATAAATTTAAATGGGATGTCTGATCTGGGAGTAGTATTGCCATAGATTACATCACAATTTAAAACTATGTTGCAAGGAAGCATGGGTTTGTAGATGAGCCTCTCAGATCAATAAGAAACTATTAATGTTAATGCTTGCTTTTCACACAAAATGTCTACATTAGGGACATTTTGATTCAAATACAAATCAGATTTCCTGTGAACAATATAAGGAAGCCAAATGGTCTGGCATACTAAGATTGTTAAATTCATTGTgtctttaataataaaaagcctttaaaatgtaatttagttTTACTTTTACAAGCACTGTGCAGCATCTCGAACATAACAAGCATGTTCTTGTGTATGAGTGCTCATGTTCGCCTGTCTGTACATCCAATGTGATGGAAATAAAGATTATAACTGAGAGATTATGATCTATCCCTTTGCAAGTTTATAATTAATAACATGaaattatatatgcatataagAATAAATTGAGTAAACCACATGTAAACATGCTTCTTGATTTTGTCTTTTGAGAGCCTGAAGATTTTGTTACAATAAATGAGTAGGGTTCTTTAATATAAATGATCTTATGCAAATTAAATAACATGAGTCTGCACAGCTTGGCAAGTGTGTATTGCTGGTGCAACAGATCACAAGGTTGTCTCAAGCCTGTGGTAAAGCAAGGTTAGTCGTGGTTCCTGTAGTGTTTATATCAGCTCACTTAAAGCAGTACCACGATCACCCTTGTAATTACAGTAAGAGATGTGAACCAGTAGCTACTTGTTGACAGAATGGCAATGTACTACAGGTATATGCTACAGTGGACTATGGGTGTCCCCTGAGGATGCACTGATCTGACTGTATGCAAGAATCTTTCCTCTTTGTATCTGATTTTTGTTGTCTCTAACAGCATATACCTTCATCCCACAGAGAGAGCAGTTTATTATTTACTGCTCAGGGACTGTGGGACCTTTTTGATTTCTAAActgttttccacttttttttcatctgacaATTCAGCAAATAAAGTGATGTGGATGGATTTCATTACACGTGCTTTgaccaaaaatatttattgttcaCCTAGTAAACCTGACCATAAATGTCACTGGCTTATAGATTCCACAAAAGCACAAACAAGCCAGTGACTACCTGGAGTGCTACTATAGAAACTATGCATATTGAGGGATCACCTTTCTTCTAGCCAAAAAACTATGCCAAAAGACTATGCAAGagtaaagaaatagtattttatgttttctgtggATCAAGACTATTCTGAACCAATTGGGTTTTTTCTGATAGTTCATTCtatattttcactttctgttttAGTGACTGTTTTCTGTTACCTGTTCTAAAAGGATGGCAAAATGGACAGGAAGGATGGGTTGGAGTGTGAAAAGGAGGTTTGTGGTACTAGGAAACTAACTTGGTATCATGAATAATATAGACAGAGTGAATGAATTTCTGACCATCAGGGTAGATGGCAAGACAGGTGTGGTATTGTTTCATATTCATTTCTCTCATGTAACTCTTTTGGCCAAATGTAAGAGCTGTCTAGTAACTAcgtaaatttttttttaatgactcgTCAAGTTCACCTAGTAAAAATTGTACCATATAGGGAAATAACATTTTATCTGCAGAGTCCAGTTTTGCTCTGATTTACTGTGCTGAGTACTGGTCTCAAAGTTGTCTACATCCATTGAAGCTCTTCTTTTCACAGTGATACTGGGCTACTGCAAATATTGCCTGTGTTGTCCGACTTTGGTGTAGCTGCATCTCTTCCATGTGGCATCACTTCCGTAGGTGAAAACATTTTGTCAGCATAGGAGTTAGTAGGTcgtgtttgttttgtttttttttttccgtgtGATATTGGACGTGTGATGTACAGTGTAACTATACCAATTAAAGTACTGAGAACATTTTTTGTGAGGGTTCACAAGTTCCACAGAAATGGTTCTTAGCAGGTTATTGCAGAACATAAGAGCAGTGAAACATGGCCCACCAAAGAACTGTCaaaggattttatttgttttctgactcAGTATTAGCTTGAGAGCAGTCAGCGCTCAGGTTACCAAGAGAGGGGAGGGTTCATCAGAGCCCCAGGCGGTGGCAGAGACACAGTCGATGCTCTTGGACTCTGACAACTCCTGAGGGAGGACTGAGTTGCTTCTAGCAACGCAGTGCATCAGCATCTTTATGCAGCCGTGCAACTTGATTTACTTTTTTGGTTAGTTTTGGATGGCGAGAAACACTTTTGTGCCTTTGGGTGAACAGTTTTATTTAAGGTCcagaaatgaagagaaagagcTTGTCCTCCTTCTACGTCTCTCTGGGGTTGCTGTTCACAGCAGTGATACTCAAAGGTGAGAATACTGCTAAATGTTGCATTGaggtttattttattcagaTGGGATCTTGTGACCTGCTGTGCTTTACATCGTTAATCTCCCGGAGTATTTAGTCTGTTGTGTTTTACTTTGTCTCACCAATGCATAGGCAAAATGATAATGCAGACCAGAATTGCAATGCTCCTTGTGAAGCTTTGATTTGCTGGGATATCTTTTTATTCAGGAATATTTGCTTTCGACTCTAAATAGTGCAGGAAGTCAGTGTGAATCACCAGAGAGAGATGTTATCCAAAGAACCCTTGTTCCCTACATTGCTCACCTGGCATTTGCATAAGTCTTGTGAATGTATGAGAGATTGAAATGTGAAAGGGCTAATGATGCAAACAACAGgccatttgcaaaagcagcaggtgCTTTGATGAGGCCAGGTTTGCACCCTCCAACcgaagggaggaagaaaggttTCGAATGGCTGGTGATCGGCATACTAACAGCCCCGATGCAAAGGAGTTGAGAGCTCGCCACCGGAGGGTGACCATGACAAAACAACCTTTGTTTAGGAACAAACTGGGTTTTGAACCAGATAAGGGAGGAGACTGATAAGAAATAGACCTTGGGTGGGATAATGGTTTTTATCATATATGGTGATATCTTTCTTCTCCTATATCTACTCttatcctttctctttctttctttttcttatatgTTCTCTTAAGTGATATCTTGATACTTTTatattgtttcatttctgtagATAATAACCAAAACGGGTACATACCTCCTTTCCATTGCAAacaaattttctaaaataaacctgcCATGTgtacacacaccacacacacacacacacacacacacacacaccacacacaggtcatttcactctaatctgCCCGAACCTCAGTTACCTCACCTTCAGTGGTGGTTTGTAACATAGTGGTACTGTTCTTTGCTTGCAGAAATATGTGAATCTATATAAAGGTGATACAGAGGCTACCTGGAGAAACTGTGATGTACAAAACAGTATGGAACAGCCAAACACTGTCATTTAAAACCTCAAGTTTCAGTGAATTATCCTTAGTGACTAAGTCTGGATAACAAGAAGCATCTCCAGATACATGGTTTTGAAAAGATGTGCAAGGATGTGTTCATACATCAAGCAATTGACaatttgtgaagaaaagcagctcagaCTTTTTACAGGtgatagtttaaaaataaaaagactaaaTTCTGAAAGTAGCATGTCTTACCAGTGCTGCTTTTGGGGAGACACCGAAAGTCAATAATCTGGGAGAAGTTTGACCGCAGATTTTGCTGACTAAGTCAGCAATCTCTGCCTATGAAAGATATTGGTAAAATAAGAGTAATGATATTTATCTTCCAGAATTGTATGATTTGCTGTATACAGGTGTTTTTCAGTGGATGTGAAAAGCTCAAGTTAGCTTTTAATTTACCCCAGGTGGATGCTGTCCTTATTTGAATAGGTTCATCAGACGTACTCTTGTATCAGAACTAATGATGTTTGACAGTATATGAATGATAAATGTATCATCttatatatacaatataatatatataatgatTATATAGTTATATCAAATACTACTTGAAGCAGTAGAAAGAGGATGTTTTCTTATACTGCTTAGTATACTTAGTCTGATTTACTGAACAAATCTATGTTATCTAGCTGTAGAATCAGCCAAAGGAAAATATGCTCATATGCTGTTTAACGAACTGTTTGAAGACTACTCCAATGCTCTAAGACCAGTTGAAGACACAGATAAAGTACTGAATGTCACCCTTCAGATCACATTGTCCCAAATTAAAGACATGGTGAGTAAAAGTAtagttctgtttttctaaaaatatgcagaaatgtATTAGGTGTAAGCCTTTTGTTAGGAGCAGGAAAAGTACCCTTCATTTTGTTATGACAAATTCAGTAATGCTTCCTCAGGAGGGTCCTGTTCTCCAGTTCTTTGTAGATTCTTATCTGCTTGCAACATTGAATTTTTAAGACTTCTTTTGTAGTTAGGTGTTGGCATCAAACCCTCCAGGCAACTTCTGCTGAGTTTTAAATATAGCAAATGCTTTTTCTAAGATGCAATTATTTTCTACATAAAATCCCTAAAATCAGCcttcagtaattttttataaatatgatTCTGCTAGATATACTTTtaaggcaaaacaaaatgtgtctggaaggagaagggaagattATTTTTGTGACTTCAAGGCCTCACCAAGCTTTCAAAGAATTTCTTAGCCTGAATCTGTTAGCTGTTTGGTATTTTAAAGCTCACAAAAGGAAATTCTTAAGATACTGCGAGCCTTAGACACTGTGATTAAAGCTAGGGAGGGTGCAGGGGGAAGAAGGTTTGGCCAAGAGAAAGTCCAAAAAAGTGATCTCCCTATACAATGTATAGGCATATATACCTGTCTGAGAATTACTCTTGTGGCCTTGCTAGTATTCTGGTCTGTTTTGAGCAGTACATCAAAGCTATACCACAAGTGCTGTCTGCATCTAAGACATGATTTTGTCACCTTCAGCTAGAAATATTTCTACGTTTTTATGCAGGATGAAAGGAACCAAATTTTGTCAGCTTACTTATGGATTCGACAAAGCTGGTATGATGCATACCTCAAATGGGACAAAGATAAATATGACGGGCTGGATTCTATCAGGATTCCAAGCAGTTTGGTTTGGAGACCAGATATTGTCCTATATAACAAGTGAGTGTGGCTGGAAAATATTAGCTTGCATATttgagggagggagagggttGAAGGAGGAATTGACCCACAGAGTCTGAACTTTACCTTACCTTAGCAAGGGCTATATTTGTTGTCTTAACATTTGTTGTTGATCAtctaaatattttgcaataaagCTATAGCCAAGATTTGGAAATTGATTATGCTACACAACAAAGCTGTTCTGAATTTCTCTGCACTGGGAATTGAATACCCTGGCAGTCTGTAGTGCTTTCTGCTGAGGCTCCTTGAGAGCTCTGGAAGATTGTCCACAAAAAGGTGGTACATGAAGGCTGCACTTCTTATCTGCCCTTCGAAGCCAGTAGTGACCAACAGgttgttttaatcttttaatgGACTCTTATCCTACTGATTCCTGTTTAAGATCAAGTTTGAGGAAGCTATAGACAACAAATACAACATAGTTTAGCACCACTGGTGTTTGACATTAATGGGCCGTGGTACCTGTAAATATTACTTAATAGTAAGTTCCTACTAAAATTCAGCGTTAATATGATTTCAGAGCATGCTTTTAATGGTGTGAAAGGAGGGTCTTCCCCTTGCCCCCTCTTCCCTGGTCCACACTCTTAAGTTGTTGCCTGTCAGTCCTGGCTGTCATTTTTCTATCTTTTAGGGCTGATGATGACTTTTCAGAACCAGTGAATACTAATGTTGTGCTGAGATATGATGGAAAAATCACTTGGGATGCACCTGCTATCACGAAGAGCTCATGTGTAGTGGATGtgtcttattttccttttgacagCCAGCAGTGCAACCTTACCTTTGGTTCCTGGACCTATAATGGTAATCAGGTAGACATCATCAATTCTCTCGATAGTGGTGACCTCTCTGACTTTGTAGAAGATGTGGAATGGGAGATTCACGGTATGCCAGCAGTTAAGAATGTCATCACTTatggctgctgctctgagccttATCCAGATGTGACCTTCACACTGATTTTGAAAAGGAAGTCATCTTTCTACATATTTAATCTGTTGCTTCCTTGCATTTTGATCTCTTTCCTGGCTCCACTGGGATTCTATCTCCCTGCAGACTCTGGCGAAAAAGTGTCTCTGGGTGTTACCGTTCTTCTTGCTCTGACTGTGTTCCAGCTGATGGTTGCAGAGATCATGCCTCCATCTGAAAACGTACCTTTGATAGGTGAGCTTTACATGCTTTGTCTTTAAGCATGACTTGTTAATAGCAGGGCTGTATGTCATGGAATCTATATGCAATTTGTGGCTTTTAGGAAGATGAATTtgctacatttttaaaacatagtGAAATACTTAAAATGTGTGTGGAAGTTGTACAGGTATGCTGcagttttttaaagttattttgtgtttattttaaattatgtattagctattttatatttatatagttaGATATTTAGAAATAAGGTATCATGTCTTGAAATAAAGCTAATAATGGAAAGCTATTTTAGAACCAACACATGAAATGTAAGCAAGAGCTATAAGCACAAGGTCAGACTGTTTCAAGATATTGTTTCTGTCAGATGCAGATGGTTGGATGGCCTGGCTGACACACTCACAGTTGACTTAATATCTGacaatttcttcactgaattcCTGGAAATCCATTATGCTGAAATTTAATCTATGTCTGAAAGTTCAGAAGAACTCGTGTATGTACAAAAGGGACCTAGCTtcagtctgttttctctgttcgCTCACTCTCTCGCTATTCTTTCCAATTCCTTTGAAAACTGAGATCACATCACATTTATCTGTGGTGTGTCCTGTGTCCTTGCTGCCAGACCTTGCTTTTCCTGCAGAGGCTgcacagaggcagagcagggctgggagctgcctctTGGCATAGGCACAAGGCAGGGTAGGTTGGTTGGCTGGTCAGCTCTGCACTTCAGTTGTGAAAATCAAGGGCAGAGGAGCACAGCTTGTATTCACTTCAGCTCACCACccttcagctctgtgctgtgacaTCTTAGCTGTCAGCACACTAGCTGTGGATACGAGCACAGTCTGGATATTCACTGGCCTGTGTGAGTGTGAAGGCATTGATCTGCTGGTGTGGGGTGCATCAATAGCTCCAACAAAGCATTATCATTGCTTTTGTTAATACATTGAGAAATGGGATTCCTTGTGTGCCAGGTGAAGCTGTTTACACTGGGATTTTGCAGACACTAGGAAAAGAGCAAGGCTCCTGACAAACatttttgagctg containing:
- the CHRNA9 gene encoding LOW QUALITY PROTEIN: neuronal acetylcholine receptor subunit alpha-9 (The sequence of the model RefSeq protein was modified relative to this genomic sequence to represent the inferred CDS: inserted 4 bases in 3 codons), which translates into the protein MKRKSLSSFYVSLGLLFTAVILKAVESAKGKYAHMLFNELFEDYSNALRPVEDTDKVLNVTLQITLSQIKDMDERNQILSAYLWIRQSWYDAYLKWDKDKYDGLDSIRIPSSLVWRPDIVLYNKADDDFSEPVNTNVVLRYDGKITWDAPAITKSSCVVDVSYFPFDSQQCNLTFGSWTYNGNQVDIINSLDSGDLSDFVEDVEWEIHGMPAVKNVITYGCCSEPYPDVTFTLILKRKSSFYIFNLLLPCILISFLAPLGFYLPADSGEKVSLGVTVLLALTVFQLMVAEIMPPSENVPLIGKYYIATMTMITASTALTIIIMNLHHCGSEAKPVPQWARVVILDYMSKXFFVYDVGENCTSPKREKEEERRFEGXDGCRRRQKEVRSPLSNRNDDCNLGEKLNGNLHGVHGENVRETVNCCSCYKMLIKNIEYIANCIRDHKANRAKGIEWKKVAKVMDRFFMWIFFVMXFFMSVLIIGKAA